The following proteins are encoded in a genomic region of Dokdonia donghaensis DSW-1:
- a CDS encoding dolichyl-phosphate beta-glucosyltransferase: MKTGIIIPCYNEEKRLNTEAFVNFIKENRDYHLCFVNDGSKDKTLEVLYSMKEQAPNAISIVDVKKNSGKATAVRAGARFLYSKSTISTIGFMDADLSTDFRDFKDLVKTLKTEGKLVVFGSRNALGSGEIERNFMRNMFSKFVKQFILLILGLPIRDTQCGAKVFTRSIVPAVYDNAFTSRWLFDVEIFLRLKNYLGKENTMNNIFEQPLMRWVHVDDSKLGMKDALQIPMNLTQIWFNYAFQRNTAANIIPTNFALDTITPELSIAA, from the coding sequence ATGAAAACTGGAATAATCATCCCTTGCTACAACGAAGAAAAGAGACTTAACACAGAAGCATTTGTAAACTTCATTAAAGAAAACCGCGATTACCACCTATGTTTTGTAAACGATGGAAGTAAAGATAAAACGCTAGAGGTTCTTTATAGTATGAAAGAACAAGCGCCTAATGCAATAAGCATTGTAGATGTAAAAAAGAACTCTGGCAAAGCAACCGCTGTAAGAGCAGGAGCTAGATTTTTATACAGTAAGTCTACTATCTCTACGATAGGATTTATGGATGCAGACCTTTCTACAGACTTCAGAGATTTTAAGGACCTCGTTAAAACTCTGAAGACTGAGGGAAAGCTCGTAGTATTCGGTTCTAGAAACGCTTTAGGAAGCGGAGAGATAGAGCGCAACTTTATGAGAAATATGTTTTCAAAATTTGTGAAGCAGTTTATCTTATTAATCTTAGGATTACCTATAAGAGACACGCAGTGTGGAGCAAAAGTATTTACAAGAAGCATCGTACCTGCAGTATATGATAATGCTTTTACTAGTAGATGGTTATTTGACGTAGAGATCTTCTTACGTCTTAAAAATTACTTAGGAAAAGAAAACACGATGAACAACATCTTTGAGCAGCCACTTATGAGATGGGTACACGTAGATGATTCAAAATTAGGAATGAAAGACGCTTTACAGATCCCTATGAATCTTACACAGATCTGGTTCAACTATGCTTTTCAAAGAAATACTGCAGCAAATATCATACCTACAAACTTTGCACTAGATACTATTACTCCAGAACTTTCTATAGCAGCATAA